A window from Luteibacter flocculans encodes these proteins:
- the glgP gene encoding alpha-glucan family phosphorylase — protein MHRILPRSLPSGLEPLNDLALDLRWTWNHAVDALWRQVDGELWDFTHNPWVVLQNASQAQLDQLERDEAFLERLKTAVDQRRHYLETPGMLAGHSSGDMPNGIAYFSMEFGLSEALPLYAGGLGVLAGDYLKTASDLGVPLIGVGLLYREGYFRQTIDSAGNQQEAFPSNDPTSLPIQPSVGPDGAWLELALPLPGRTLRLRVWQADVGRTRLYLLDSNHVLNGAVDRGITAKLYAGGSEMRLLQEVVLGIGGWCLVDALGLPVEVCHLNEGHAAFAVLERARRCMHRRNVTFQEAWWETRAGNVFTTHTPVPAGFDAFAPSLIRKYAQDLLNDCQLSLRDFLALGRIDPADEDEPFNMTYLALRGCAQTSAVSKLHGQVSRKLFAPLYPRWPFDEVPVRHVTNGVHVPSWDSAPADELWTQTCGKRRWLGDVGCLEASIAACDDIVLWDLAGRQRRDLVQYARDRLAMQLGLRGETPASIAMARRVLDPNVLTVGLARRFTEYKRMNLLLHDPQRLIDILADAKRPVQLIIAGKAHPADEEGKQQVRAWVEFTQRPDVQGRAVFLEDYDLALAQRLVQGVDVWLNTPRRPWEACGTSGMKTLVNGGLNVSTLDGWWAEAYDAACGWAIDGHGGNPEDADCLYRLLQDEIAPCFYERNDHGVPQRWVERMRASMSRLTPAFSSNRMLLEYVDGFYRPALRALTKRNPGELVAWSDAMSSHWHEVRLGDVDVTLDDAHWRFHAQAYLGGLNVEWVKVELYAEERDGFPRQSIPMSQGDAISGAIGGYMFKASLPATRPASDYTVRLRPWHQDAFLPAELPLVTWQR, from the coding sequence ATGCACCGGATTCTTCCGCGCTCGCTTCCATCGGGCCTCGAGCCATTGAACGACCTCGCGCTCGATCTCCGCTGGACATGGAACCACGCGGTCGATGCACTCTGGCGACAGGTAGACGGAGAGCTATGGGATTTCACGCATAACCCATGGGTGGTGCTGCAAAACGCGTCGCAGGCGCAGCTCGATCAACTCGAACGCGACGAGGCTTTCCTGGAGCGACTGAAAACGGCTGTCGACCAACGCCGTCATTACCTGGAAACCCCAGGGATGCTTGCCGGCCATTCGTCGGGCGACATGCCTAACGGTATTGCCTACTTCAGCATGGAGTTCGGGCTCAGCGAAGCGCTGCCCCTGTATGCCGGAGGCTTGGGCGTATTGGCTGGCGACTACCTGAAAACAGCCAGCGATCTCGGCGTGCCGCTGATCGGCGTGGGACTTCTCTATCGGGAAGGCTACTTCCGTCAGACGATCGACAGCGCAGGCAACCAACAGGAAGCTTTCCCGTCGAACGATCCGACCAGCCTGCCCATCCAACCGTCGGTCGGTCCCGATGGTGCGTGGCTGGAACTCGCGCTGCCGCTTCCCGGACGGACGTTGCGGCTTCGCGTGTGGCAGGCCGACGTGGGGCGCACCCGGCTCTACTTGCTCGACAGCAACCATGTACTCAATGGCGCCGTTGACCGCGGCATTACCGCCAAGCTCTATGCCGGCGGTTCCGAAATGCGCCTGCTGCAGGAGGTGGTGCTCGGCATTGGTGGCTGGTGCCTCGTGGACGCTCTCGGCTTGCCCGTCGAGGTATGCCACCTTAACGAGGGACATGCCGCGTTTGCCGTACTGGAGCGGGCACGGCGATGCATGCATCGTCGCAACGTCACGTTCCAGGAAGCATGGTGGGAGACCCGGGCGGGCAACGTATTCACGACGCACACGCCCGTCCCCGCCGGGTTCGACGCGTTCGCGCCCTCGCTGATCCGAAAATACGCGCAGGATCTGCTCAACGACTGCCAGCTTTCGTTACGCGACTTCCTCGCCCTGGGTCGTATCGACCCGGCAGACGAAGACGAACCGTTCAACATGACCTATCTCGCGTTGCGCGGTTGCGCGCAAACCAGTGCGGTAAGCAAGCTCCACGGCCAGGTGAGTCGAAAGCTCTTCGCGCCGCTCTATCCGCGCTGGCCGTTTGACGAGGTACCGGTTCGCCACGTCACCAACGGCGTTCACGTGCCGTCATGGGATTCCGCACCGGCCGATGAACTCTGGACCCAGACGTGCGGCAAACGACGCTGGCTCGGCGACGTCGGCTGCCTCGAAGCATCCATAGCCGCCTGCGATGACATCGTGCTTTGGGATCTGGCGGGCCGCCAGCGACGCGACTTGGTGCAATACGCACGTGACAGGCTGGCGATGCAGCTCGGCCTTCGAGGTGAAACGCCAGCAAGCATCGCCATGGCGCGCCGCGTTCTCGATCCCAACGTTCTGACCGTGGGCCTCGCGCGCCGCTTTACCGAATACAAGCGTATGAACCTGTTGCTGCACGACCCGCAGCGGCTCATCGATATCCTCGCCGATGCGAAGCGGCCGGTCCAGCTCATCATCGCCGGGAAAGCACATCCCGCCGACGAGGAAGGCAAACAACAGGTGCGTGCCTGGGTGGAATTCACGCAACGTCCGGACGTCCAGGGCAGGGCGGTGTTCCTGGAAGACTATGACCTTGCTCTCGCACAACGGCTGGTGCAGGGCGTGGATGTATGGCTCAACACGCCGCGCCGACCGTGGGAAGCCTGCGGTACCAGCGGCATGAAGACGCTGGTGAATGGTGGACTCAACGTCTCCACGCTGGACGGCTGGTGGGCGGAAGCTTATGACGCGGCCTGCGGGTGGGCGATCGACGGACACGGGGGCAACCCGGAAGACGCGGACTGTCTCTATCGTCTGCTGCAAGACGAAATTGCACCGTGCTTCTACGAGCGCAATGATCACGGCGTGCCGCAGCGCTGGGTGGAGCGAATGCGCGCGAGCATGTCGCGGCTCACACCTGCATTCAGCAGCAATCGGATGCTGCTTGAGTACGTGGACGGTTTCTATCGTCCGGCCCTTCGCGCGTTGACGAAGCGCAACCCGGGTGAACTTGTCGCATGGAGCGATGCCATGTCGTCGCATTGGCACGAAGTGCGACTCGGCGACGTGGACGTGACGCTCGACGACGCCCACTGGCGCTTTCACGCGCAAGCGTACCTCGGTGGATTGAACGTCGAGTGGGTAAAAGTAGAACTTTATGCCGAGGAACGCGACGGGTTTCCGCGGCAGTCCATTCCGATGAGCCAGGGGGATGCGATCAGTGGCGCGATCGGCGGTTACATGTTCAAAGCGTCACTCCCTGCCACCCGCCCCGCAAGCGACTACACGGTGCGACTGCGGCCTTGGCATCAGGACGCCTTCCTCCCGGCCGAGCTGCCTCTTGTGACGTGGCAGCGGTGA
- a CDS encoding SDR family NAD(P)-dependent oxidoreductase, with amino-acid sequence MNRLKGKVALITGGTMGIGAACAQRMAEEGADVVIADICRPERALGPGVDFIHADVGNEADVAGAIQHAHARFGRLDILVNNAGIVGADKPTHELTEEEWDRVQRINVKSVFFGVKHAVAPMRSAGGGSIINLSSIYGLVGAADVPPYHASKGAVRLMTKTDALLYAKDRIRVNSIHPGFIHTPMVEGYVAGMEVEETAGFQAIAALHPLGRLGTPDEVAWCAVFLASDEASFITGAEFVVDGGYTAR; translated from the coding sequence ATGAACCGATTGAAAGGAAAGGTCGCGCTGATTACGGGCGGCACCATGGGTATCGGCGCGGCCTGCGCGCAGCGCATGGCGGAGGAGGGCGCCGACGTGGTCATCGCGGACATCTGCCGCCCCGAGCGAGCCTTAGGCCCCGGCGTCGATTTCATTCATGCCGATGTGGGTAACGAAGCGGACGTGGCCGGTGCGATCCAGCACGCGCATGCGCGATTCGGACGGCTCGACATCCTCGTCAACAACGCTGGCATCGTAGGCGCCGACAAGCCGACCCATGAGCTGACCGAAGAGGAGTGGGACCGCGTCCAGCGCATCAACGTCAAGAGCGTGTTCTTCGGCGTCAAACATGCCGTCGCTCCCATGAGGTCTGCTGGCGGCGGCAGCATCATCAACCTGTCGTCGATTTACGGACTGGTCGGCGCTGCCGACGTACCGCCCTATCACGCATCGAAAGGCGCGGTTCGTCTCATGACCAAAACGGATGCGCTGCTCTACGCAAAGGACAGGATACGGGTGAACTCCATCCATCCCGGATTCATCCACACGCCGATGGTGGAGGGTTACGTGGCGGGCATGGAGGTGGAAGAGACGGCAGGCTTCCAGGCGATCGCAGCGTTACATCCGCTGGGCCGCCTGGGGACGCCTGACGAAGTGGCCTGGTGCGCCGTGTTTCTCGCCTCGGACGAAGCGTCGTTCATCACCGGCGCGGAGTTCGTGGTCGACGGGGGCTATACCGCACGCTAG
- a CDS encoding host attachment protein, which translates to MALTWILVCDAARARLFESADRHTAWCEVACYANPELRGPPADRGTGRTVPRSQESVGAARHVIEPRESRKDHSARIFAHSLAETLREAHAHRRYERLFIVAPPRFLGVLSDQFGDETAMIAGSLGKDVVGLSAEDMERHVRAAFPHDFAAEAKRPAA; encoded by the coding sequence ATGGCTCTGACCTGGATCTTGGTGTGCGACGCTGCGCGGGCGCGCCTATTCGAAAGCGCGGACAGGCATACGGCATGGTGCGAAGTAGCCTGTTATGCCAATCCCGAACTGAGGGGGCCCCCTGCGGATCGCGGCACGGGCCGTACGGTGCCCCGTTCGCAGGAAAGCGTCGGTGCCGCAAGGCATGTGATCGAGCCTCGCGAGAGCAGAAAGGATCACAGCGCGCGTATTTTTGCTCACAGCCTTGCCGAAACGCTGCGTGAGGCTCATGCACACCGCCGTTACGAGCGACTCTTCATCGTCGCGCCGCCGCGCTTCCTGGGTGTGCTCTCCGACCAGTTCGGCGATGAAACGGCGATGATCGCCGGCTCACTGGGCAAGGACGTGGTCGGTTTGTCGGCCGAGGACATGGAGCGACATGTCCGGGCCGCGTTTCCTCACGACTTCGCCGCTGAAGCGAAACGTCCGGCCGCCTGA